In the Anaerosporomusa subterranea genome, one interval contains:
- the tatC gene encoding twin-arginine translocase subunit TatC, with translation MSEVDTNESDSDHMQTTEPVTMSLVDHLQELRQRLIKSVLAVAVGASASYLYAAEMVSLLTAPAGKLYYMNPAEAFFAYLKVSVVAGFLLALPVVLYQAWAFTVPALVNKERKASLFLVPSSVVLFFAGLGFSYFFVLPAGIKFFMGYASDVLQPMFSLGQYLSFVISFVLPFGFIFELPLFILVLAQFGIISSQLLIRKRKIVLLLAFVIGGVVSPTPDVVSQIMMALPLLVLYEISLWIVKCIMKR, from the coding sequence ATGTCTGAGGTAGATACGAATGAGAGTGACTCAGATCATATGCAGACGACTGAACCAGTAACGATGTCGCTGGTTGATCATCTGCAGGAGTTGCGTCAACGTTTGATCAAGTCGGTTCTAGCGGTGGCAGTCGGTGCTAGTGCTAGCTATCTCTATGCTGCAGAAATGGTGTCCCTGCTTACCGCGCCAGCAGGTAAGTTATATTATATGAATCCCGCGGAGGCTTTCTTTGCTTATCTAAAGGTTTCGGTAGTTGCTGGATTTCTGCTAGCGCTGCCTGTGGTTCTCTATCAGGCATGGGCATTTACCGTTCCTGCGTTGGTAAACAAGGAACGCAAGGCGTCGCTATTTTTGGTTCCATCTTCGGTGGTCTTATTTTTTGCTGGATTAGGGTTTTCGTATTTTTTCGTCTTGCCAGCAGGTATAAAATTCTTTATGGGATATGCGTCTGATGTCTTGCAACCGATGTTCTCACTGGGGCAGTACCTGTCTTTTGTAATTTCATTTGTGCTCCCATTTGGATTTATCTTTGAGTTGCCCTTATTCATCCTAGTGCTAGCTCAGTTTGGTATTATTAGTTCGCAACTTTTAATACGTAAACGTAAAATTGTCCTATTATTGGCGTTTGTAATCGGCGGTGTTGTTTCGCCCACGCCGGATGTGGTATCCCAAATTATGATGGCACTGCCTTTGCTGGTGCTGTATGAGATAAGTCTGTGGATTGTGAAATGCATAATGAAAAGGTAA
- the nrfD gene encoding NrfD/PsrC family molybdoenzyme membrane anchor subunit, with product MWENIWGNTSQYTEIVWPWPIAVYLFLAGLSAGALMTAIMVKWRSGNEAAPWDGLIKAGALIAPPAIILGTALLVFDLGKPLTFWYLLVYYNFKSVMSIGTLLLSVYSPLTILFFAIIFKKELLRESATAWFFKPLLPIVEWFERLGVNFEKVLVAMAIGVGIYTGFLISAIIGKPLFNTPILPMLFLISGISAGIAANILIGLTMFKGSVSEDDLNYLLALDLKVVPFELFCLFLMFIGFYFAGGNTSAIAIQALTTGFWARVFWIGVVGVGLMLPLIVAVSSLHGQSYKLSTVLLNSILALGGVVLLRFYILYAGQIFF from the coding sequence ATGTGGGAAAACATTTGGGGGAACACATCACAGTATACGGAGATTGTCTGGCCTTGGCCGATAGCAGTGTATCTGTTTCTAGCCGGACTCAGTGCCGGCGCTTTGATGACAGCGATCATGGTAAAATGGCGCAGCGGGAATGAGGCGGCGCCTTGGGACGGACTGATCAAAGCCGGTGCGCTGATTGCGCCGCCAGCAATAATACTCGGTACGGCTTTGCTGGTATTCGACCTGGGCAAGCCACTAACATTTTGGTATCTGCTTGTGTACTATAACTTTAAGTCAGTCATGTCAATCGGCACCCTATTGCTTTCGGTGTATAGCCCATTAACCATACTGTTCTTTGCCATTATCTTCAAGAAGGAATTGTTGCGGGAGAGCGCCACAGCTTGGTTTTTCAAACCACTTCTCCCCATCGTTGAATGGTTTGAACGCTTGGGCGTGAACTTTGAGAAAGTGTTAGTCGCCATGGCAATCGGTGTAGGGATATACACGGGTTTTCTCATCTCCGCGATAATCGGGAAGCCTCTCTTCAATACACCAATTCTACCAATGCTATTTTTGATCTCCGGCATTTCCGCCGGTATCGCTGCAAACATCTTAATCGGACTTACTATGTTTAAAGGATCTGTTAGTGAAGATGACCTTAACTATTTGCTGGCGCTTGACCTGAAAGTTGTTCCCTTCGAATTGTTTTGCTTATTCTTGATGTTTATCGGTTTCTATTTTGCAGGGGGCAATACATCCGCTATTGCAATCCAAGCACTTACTACAGGCTTTTGGGCTAGAGTTTTCTGGATTGGCGTGGTTGGAGTCGGATTAATGCTCCCCTTGATAGTTGCAGTTTCGTCTTTACACGGACAAAGCTATAAGCTGAGTACGGTATTGCTTAATTCCATCCTTGCATTAGGGGGCGTGGTATTACTACGTTTTTATATCCTGTACGCAGGCCAAATATTCTTCTGA
- a CDS encoding NAD(P)-dependent oxidoreductase, translating to MTNTVVLNAGKLDFDHKLDYSPLNQLTVLTKYEASNDQEIIERVQNQDIVITKELAVGRELILQFPPSVKLICEAGTGYNNIDIAAAREKNITVCNVPGYSTEAVAQLAIACMLNLSSSLSLQQTMIKQRDLSNFTKHLQVPHFEIQNKTLGLIGAGAISYQAAVVARALGMNILVYSRTPKAWNQLNAKFVTLEELLANSDFVSIHCPLTPQTKHLMNKERFQLMKPSAYIINTSRGPIINETDLIAALQNKQLAGAALDVQDPEPPALDNPLFAMDNVLLTPHIGWKTLESRQRLIGLLAGNINAYIKGIPTNIVS from the coding sequence ATGACAAATACTGTAGTCCTAAATGCCGGGAAATTGGACTTTGACCACAAACTGGATTACTCGCCATTGAATCAATTGACTGTCTTGACTAAATATGAAGCAAGCAACGATCAAGAAATTATTGAACGGGTGCAAAATCAAGATATCGTAATTACCAAAGAATTAGCGGTCGGCAGAGAGTTGATCTTGCAATTTCCACCATCAGTCAAACTCATCTGTGAAGCCGGTACTGGCTACAATAATATTGATATCGCTGCTGCTCGCGAAAAGAACATTACGGTTTGTAATGTTCCCGGCTATAGCACCGAAGCCGTCGCGCAACTGGCAATCGCCTGCATGTTAAATCTCAGTTCGTCACTGAGTCTACAACAAACCATGATAAAGCAAAGGGATCTTAGCAACTTTACTAAACACTTACAGGTTCCACATTTTGAAATACAAAACAAGACATTAGGCCTAATCGGCGCCGGCGCCATCAGTTATCAAGCCGCGGTTGTCGCTCGCGCATTGGGAATGAACATTCTGGTATACAGCCGTACACCTAAGGCATGGAATCAGTTAAATGCTAAATTCGTTACCCTTGAAGAATTATTGGCAAACAGTGATTTTGTCAGTATTCACTGCCCACTGACACCACAAACAAAACACCTGATGAACAAGGAACGCTTTCAATTAATGAAGCCGTCTGCCTACATCATCAATACATCCCGCGGCCCGATCATCAATGAAACCGATTTGATTGCCGCTCTGCAAAACAAACAATTGGCCGGTGCAGCGCTTGATGTTCAAGACCCTGAGCCACCGGCGCTCGACAACCCACTATTTGCGATGGACAACGTCCTACTCACCCCGCACATCGGCTGGAAAACACTTGAATCCAGACAAAGGCTGATTGGGTTATTGGCTGGGAATATAAATGCCTATATCAAAGGAATCCCTACTAATATCGTTTCTTAA
- a CDS encoding twin-arginine translocase TatA/TatE family subunit, with the protein MFNLGAPELILILVIALVVFGPGKLPEVGKAIGKGIHEFRNATIDRPKEEPVKNLVHGEEKK; encoded by the coding sequence GTGTTTAATCTTGGTGCACCAGAATTGATCCTAATATTAGTCATCGCCTTGGTTGTATTCGGACCTGGCAAGCTACCGGAAGTAGGAAAAGCAATTGGTAAAGGTATTCATGAGTTTAGGAATGCTACAATTGATCGGCCAAAAGAGGAACCGGTGAAAAATTTAGTGCACGGTGAAGAGAAAAAGTAA
- a CDS encoding class I SAM-dependent methyltransferase — protein sequence MISDLDSQHPHWEKTFTKNQEMFGTEPSEPAQLCANILKQNGLNAILELGAGQGRDTIFFAQQGFRVYALEYTAIGVETIRKKAEDLGISHLVTVIQHDVKNPLPFENATLDVCYSHMLFCMAFTTLELETLSTEIRRVLNDGGLNIYTVRNTDDKHYGTGIHRGEDMYEINGFIVHFFNREKVENLAKGYEIVDVSRFQEGDLPRELFMGILRK from the coding sequence ATGATAAGTGATCTTGATAGTCAACACCCTCATTGGGAGAAAACCTTCACTAAAAACCAAGAGATGTTTGGCACTGAACCGAGTGAACCAGCTCAACTTTGTGCTAATATCTTGAAGCAGAACGGACTGAATGCTATTCTCGAGTTGGGAGCTGGACAAGGGAGAGATACCATCTTCTTTGCTCAACAGGGTTTCCGAGTTTATGCCCTCGAATATACTGCAATAGGTGTTGAGACAATTAGAAAGAAAGCTGAGGACTTGGGTATATCTCACCTTGTCACGGTTATTCAGCATGATGTGAAAAATCCTTTGCCTTTTGAAAATGCAACGTTGGATGTTTGCTATTCGCACATGCTATTCTGCATGGCGTTCACCACTTTGGAGTTGGAGACCCTATCTACTGAGATTAGAAGGGTTCTCAATGATGGTGGACTGAACATTTACACGGTAAGAAATACCGATGATAAGCATTATGGAACAGGCATTCATAGAGGCGAAGATATGTACGAAATTAATGGGTTCATTGTCCACTTTTTCAACAGGGAAAAGGTTGAAAACCTCGCTAAAGGCTACGAGATTGTGGATGTGTCTAGATTTCAGGAAGGCGACCTACCTAGAGAACTCTTTATGGGCATTCTTAGAAAATAA
- a CDS encoding FtsX-like permease family protein, which translates to MDSRAWLSPRWRKVWADLWGNKLRTVLVVLSISVGVFAVGMVYSSSLMFERDLANSWASASPASASIYADPFDEELVQSVRSLRGVQEAEGRRNVDLRVRAAGGEWRQMLLTAIPDYNRQKVNVLRAQSGAWPPGDGDVLLERSSLADLGVSQGGEIVVETPKGRKRSLKVTGVVYDPSQIPSLFSGRSYGYISMNTLEKLDEPRRLDQVSFVVKPAVLKGKDTAPIETVGRQAWNKLEQGNTTVFWLQVYKPGEHPMQPAINAMILLLAVLGVLSLLLGTFLLVNTVSSILAQQMRQIGIMKAIGAQRDQILQMYLVLVGAYGVLSLIVAAPLGALAASAVTSFVAGVFNFNSGGLELPPRVLLLEASVALLVPLVAAIWPVWRGTGVTVREAVSDYGISDLQAKGWVDRWLDRILTKLKKLSRPVLLSLRNTFRRKGRLALTLLTLTTAGTVFMAVFSVRASLYSTLDQALDYFRYDVSIGFVENYRASRIEQEVMRVPGVKAAEAWGFTSGRVLRDERKESEEEASKNVFILAPPADTKMIKPSLVDGRWLVKEDESALVVNTEVVKDNPQLKVGSPAVVKVGTRKLRFTVVGIAQSTLTGPLVYAPYDWLTGAVQEAGRARSVQVIANSADPKEQTALGRSLEEHMKKNSLRVSNVDVTWELKQRSRFQFDILITFLLIMAVLLAVVGALGLMGAMGINVLERTREIGIMRAIGASSLDIAKVFVVEALCIGIVSWLAGVILALPVAALLSYQVGVLFLQSPLAFTFSFWGVGIWLALSTFLSVLASLMPARNAARLSVRDVLSYE; encoded by the coding sequence ATGGATAGCAGAGCCTGGCTGTCCCCGCGCTGGCGCAAGGTATGGGCCGATCTTTGGGGCAATAAGCTGAGAACGGTATTGGTGGTACTGTCGATATCGGTTGGGGTATTCGCCGTTGGGATGGTTTATAGTTCGTCTTTGATGTTTGAACGCGATTTGGCGAACAGCTGGGCGTCAGCCTCGCCGGCTAGCGCCAGTATCTACGCCGATCCGTTTGACGAAGAACTGGTGCAGAGTGTCCGAAGCTTACGAGGGGTCCAGGAAGCGGAGGGACGGCGCAATGTCGATTTGCGCGTGCGTGCCGCAGGCGGTGAATGGCGGCAGATGCTGCTGACAGCCATTCCTGATTATAACAGACAAAAAGTGAATGTTTTACGGGCGCAGTCTGGCGCTTGGCCGCCAGGCGACGGCGACGTTTTGCTGGAGCGTTCTTCCTTGGCTGACCTGGGCGTTTCCCAGGGCGGGGAAATTGTTGTAGAGACCCCCAAGGGGCGAAAACGGTCGCTAAAGGTGACAGGAGTGGTCTACGATCCCAGTCAGATTCCAAGCCTTTTCAGCGGACGCTCCTATGGATATATTAGTATGAACACGCTGGAAAAGTTGGATGAGCCGCGGCGGCTAGATCAGGTGAGTTTTGTCGTAAAGCCGGCAGTGCTAAAGGGTAAGGATACCGCCCCAATTGAGACGGTAGGGCGCCAGGCTTGGAATAAGCTTGAACAAGGTAATACGACCGTCTTTTGGTTGCAAGTCTATAAACCGGGAGAACATCCCATGCAGCCTGCGATTAATGCAATGATCCTGCTGCTGGCAGTGCTTGGGGTTTTGTCCTTATTACTGGGAACATTTCTGTTGGTGAACACTGTATCTTCGATTCTCGCACAGCAAATGCGTCAGATTGGGATTATGAAAGCGATCGGCGCCCAGCGGGACCAGATTTTACAAATGTATTTAGTGTTGGTTGGCGCTTATGGCGTGCTTTCATTGATTGTGGCTGCGCCGTTGGGAGCGCTGGCAGCCAGCGCAGTCACCAGTTTCGTCGCCGGGGTGTTTAATTTTAATTCCGGTGGTTTGGAACTGCCACCTAGGGTTTTGTTATTAGAGGCATCAGTCGCACTGTTGGTTCCGCTAGTTGCTGCGATATGGCCAGTTTGGCGTGGAACAGGTGTTACTGTGCGGGAAGCGGTCAGTGATTACGGTATCAGCGATCTGCAGGCCAAGGGATGGGTAGATCGTTGGCTTGACAGGATATTAACCAAACTGAAGAAGCTGTCAAGACCGGTCTTACTGTCGCTTCGCAACACCTTTCGCCGTAAGGGTCGCTTGGCGCTGACACTTTTGACGCTAACGACAGCCGGGACAGTATTTATGGCTGTATTTTCTGTTCGTGCATCGTTGTATTCAACCCTTGATCAGGCACTTGATTATTTTCGCTATGATGTATCTATCGGATTTGTCGAGAACTATCGGGCCAGCCGCATTGAACAGGAAGTGATGAGGGTCCCGGGCGTGAAGGCAGCAGAAGCCTGGGGCTTTACTTCAGGGCGGGTGTTGCGGGATGAGCGCAAAGAGTCAGAAGAGGAAGCAAGCAAGAATGTGTTTATTCTTGCTCCGCCGGCAGATACCAAAATGATTAAGCCGAGTCTTGTAGATGGCCGATGGCTGGTCAAAGAGGATGAAAGCGCTTTGGTCGTGAATACAGAAGTTGTCAAAGATAATCCTCAGTTAAAAGTAGGCTCACCAGCTGTAGTTAAGGTAGGAACGCGTAAGTTACGATTCACTGTTGTCGGTATTGCTCAAAGTACCCTCACCGGCCCGTTAGTCTATGCACCCTATGATTGGCTGACAGGTGCGGTTCAGGAAGCTGGCAGGGCGAGATCTGTGCAAGTTATTGCCAACTCTGCCGATCCCAAAGAGCAGACCGCGTTGGGACGGTCGTTAGAAGAACATATGAAGAAGAATAGTCTTCGTGTATCCAATGTTGACGTTACCTGGGAATTAAAACAACGATCTCGCTTTCAATTTGATATTCTGATCACATTTCTGCTAATTATGGCAGTGTTGCTAGCCGTGGTTGGCGCCTTGGGGTTGATGGGGGCGATGGGGATCAATGTACTGGAACGAACTCGCGAGATTGGAATCATGCGAGCGATTGGCGCTTCTAGCCTTGATATTGCTAAAGTATTTGTGGTCGAGGCGCTGTGTATTGGTATTGTTAGCTGGCTGGCTGGAGTAATCCTAGCTTTACCTGTAGCAGCGCTCCTCAGTTATCAGGTAGGTGTGCTGTTTCTCCAGAGCCCGTTAGCGTTTACATTCAGTTTCTGGGGAGTTGGCATTTGGCTGGCGTTATCTACGTTTTTGTCTGTGTTGGCGAGCTTAATGCCAGCACGTAATGCGGCTCGGCTGAGCGTGCGCGATGTGTTGAGCTATGAATAA
- a CDS encoding ABC transporter ATP-binding protein: protein MSFSWMKWLSAVELPSPQQGAAAVDIRSVQKIYTTGAGEFEALRGVTLRVETGEFVAVVGKSGSGKSTLINMITGIDRPTAGEVWVAGTPIHTLSENQIAVWRGKTVGVVFQFFQLLPTLTALENVMLPMDFCNVHQSSERPERAKKLLELVGVGEQADKLPANLSGGQQQRVAIARCMATDPPLVVADEPTGNLDARTADSVMDLFRDLTQVGKTVVMVTHDEDLARRTNRIVTVSEGCILTPIGGWHG, encoded by the coding sequence ATGAGTTTTTCATGGATGAAATGGTTATCTGCAGTGGAACTGCCTTCCCCGCAGCAGGGCGCGGCAGCTGTAGATATTCGTTCTGTTCAGAAGATTTACACCACTGGCGCCGGCGAATTTGAGGCGCTAAGGGGAGTAACTCTTCGCGTAGAGACAGGTGAATTTGTTGCAGTTGTCGGAAAATCAGGCAGCGGCAAATCAACCTTGATCAATATGATTACCGGTATTGACCGGCCAACCGCTGGCGAAGTCTGGGTTGCCGGCACTCCGATCCATACCTTGTCAGAAAATCAGATTGCTGTTTGGCGAGGTAAGACAGTCGGAGTCGTGTTTCAGTTTTTTCAACTGTTACCGACATTAACTGCGCTGGAAAACGTCATGCTGCCGATGGATTTTTGTAATGTTCATCAGTCTTCAGAACGGCCTGAGCGCGCAAAAAAATTACTAGAACTCGTAGGCGTAGGCGAACAAGCAGATAAATTGCCTGCTAACTTATCTGGGGGTCAACAGCAACGGGTGGCAATCGCACGTTGTATGGCAACTGATCCACCGTTGGTAGTCGCCGACGAACCAACTGGGAATCTGGACGCTCGTACGGCGGATTCTGTCATGGATTTATTTCGTGATCTGACTCAAGTCGGCAAAACTGTGGTCATGGTTACCCATGACGAAGATTTAGCGCGTCGAACCAATCGAATCGTAACCGTTTCCGAGGGGTGCATTTTGACTCCGATAGGAGGATGGCATGGATAG
- a CDS encoding efflux RND transporter periplasmic adaptor subunit, whose product MGEQMVSGNRGLKRRWLLALLTISIIAGAWWFWSNRQIAQKAIAPVTADKRVLAEGIVFPIKYAQMVMPVDGTVGEVLVSEGAKVKANQPLLRLVRQDYQARVGSSRSDLARSAATVEQARVNLFDAQRELQRQQRLESAGATPRQQVDQARTTLERNQAALAQAEADLMTQRSRLTEAEGQLDKTELRAPLDGTVVFIDVKPGEHATLGTVLVRVADESAWEVRSDDLTELTVAKVQVGDAVALTFDGIPGLEIPARVKFIRPYGEKKRGDITYTVTIAPERWDDRLRWNMTAQIAITPSR is encoded by the coding sequence ATGGGGGAGCAGATGGTGTCTGGTAATCGTGGATTGAAACGCCGCTGGCTGTTAGCGTTATTGACGATATCAATAATCGCCGGGGCGTGGTGGTTTTGGTCTAATCGGCAGATAGCTCAAAAGGCGATAGCGCCAGTAACTGCTGATAAGCGCGTTCTGGCAGAAGGAATCGTCTTTCCGATAAAATACGCCCAAATGGTCATGCCTGTCGATGGAACTGTCGGTGAAGTATTAGTCAGCGAAGGGGCCAAAGTAAAAGCGAACCAGCCTCTGTTACGGCTGGTTCGCCAAGACTATCAGGCGCGGGTGGGAAGCTCCCGATCTGATCTGGCTCGTTCCGCTGCGACTGTTGAACAGGCGCGAGTTAACCTGTTTGACGCACAACGTGAGTTGCAGCGCCAACAGCGTTTGGAATCAGCAGGAGCTACTCCCAGGCAGCAAGTGGATCAAGCTCGGACAACGCTAGAACGCAATCAAGCTGCACTAGCGCAGGCAGAGGCGGATCTCATGACCCAACGCTCCCGACTCACTGAGGCAGAAGGCCAGTTGGATAAAACCGAATTACGGGCGCCTTTGGACGGCACGGTTGTATTTATTGATGTAAAACCTGGTGAGCATGCCACTCTCGGAACCGTTCTGGTGCGTGTCGCCGATGAGTCGGCCTGGGAGGTTCGAAGCGACGATCTGACTGAGCTGACGGTGGCAAAGGTACAGGTTGGCGATGCTGTAGCGCTAACATTTGATGGCATACCTGGCCTTGAAATACCGGCTCGTGTTAAGTTTATCCGCCCTTACGGCGAAAAGAAGCGGGGAGATATCACCTACACAGTCACAATTGCTCCCGAGCGCTGGGATGATCGTCTTCGCTGGAACATGACTGCCCAAATTGCTATTACGCCTTCACGTTAA
- a CDS encoding 4Fe-4S dicluster domain-containing protein, which yields MATQKRYGMLYDSNKCIGCQACSTACRAENKVPDKVSRLQVWIEGPKGKYPDLITDFHRKSCVMCDSAPCVPVCPTGASYTTSDGVTLVNEKFCVGCKYCIAACPYQARFLNPETGAADKCTFCHETRVSRGQKPACVSICPTGALIFGDMNDSKSDISLALKSQRAVKPKEHLGLKPKVVTVPNWRGGDA from the coding sequence ATGGCAACGCAAAAACGTTATGGGATGCTATATGATTCCAACAAGTGCATCGGCTGTCAGGCTTGCAGCACGGCCTGCCGCGCGGAAAATAAAGTGCCTGATAAGGTATCAAGACTTCAAGTCTGGATTGAGGGCCCTAAAGGGAAATACCCTGATCTAATTACCGACTTCCACCGTAAATCGTGCGTCATGTGTGATTCTGCACCCTGTGTGCCCGTATGTCCTACCGGCGCATCGTATACGACCTCAGACGGTGTAACTCTCGTCAATGAAAAGTTCTGCGTTGGCTGTAAATACTGTATTGCAGCCTGTCCGTATCAGGCAAGGTTTCTGAATCCAGAGACTGGCGCTGCGGATAAGTGTACCTTCTGCCATGAAACACGAGTGTCAAGAGGGCAAAAACCTGCGTGTGTATCGATTTGTCCTACTGGTGCCCTCATATTTGGTGATATGAATGATTCGAAAAGCGATATTAGCTTGGCTCTCAAGAGTCAGCGGGCAGTTAAACCTAAGGAGCATTTGGGGCTCAAGCCCAAAGTTGTCACTGTTCCAAACTGGAGAGGGGGTGACGCGTGA
- the moaA gene encoding GTP 3',8-cyclase MoaA, with amino-acid sequence MVGIIDGHGRNISYLRVSVTDRCNFRCSYCMPNGHVSWFPKDEVLSYEEILQIIRVAVNAGISKVRLTGGEPLVRQGIIQFVADIKKIAGVRDLSMTTNGSLLSEFAMPLKRAGLDRVNISLDTLRKDRFSQISGRNMFGEVIKGIESAKQVGFEPIKLNMVVMNGINTDELIDFARISIDKPFEVRFIEYMPVHSRGRDLLFPTSRIKEIINAAGWGKLVEQPSGDGPATIFRFSKGRGSIGFISAITDHFCNHCNRIRLTADGRLKLCLLSNAEVDIKGMLRVGVSEADLEKLLRRSVWQKPAQHDLNEVQSCRRGMSQTGG; translated from the coding sequence ATGGTGGGAATCATAGACGGGCATGGAAGAAATATCAGTTATTTGCGGGTTTCTGTGACGGACAGATGCAACTTTCGCTGTTCTTACTGCATGCCTAATGGACACGTATCGTGGTTCCCTAAGGACGAAGTCCTCAGTTATGAAGAGATATTACAGATTATTCGTGTTGCAGTGAATGCAGGCATTTCTAAAGTACGGCTAACTGGCGGGGAACCCTTAGTACGGCAGGGAATCATCCAGTTCGTTGCCGACATTAAAAAAATCGCGGGTGTTCGCGATTTATCGATGACGACTAATGGCAGCTTGCTTAGTGAGTTTGCTATGCCATTAAAAAGAGCAGGGTTGGATCGGGTTAATATCAGTCTGGATACTTTACGCAAAGATCGTTTTTCGCAGATATCGGGTCGCAATATGTTCGGTGAAGTTATAAAGGGGATAGAAAGTGCGAAACAGGTTGGATTTGAACCAATCAAGCTAAATATGGTTGTCATGAACGGAATCAATACTGATGAATTAATTGATTTCGCTCGTATTTCAATAGATAAACCATTTGAAGTTCGTTTTATTGAGTATATGCCTGTTCACTCAAGAGGAAGAGACTTGTTGTTTCCTACTAGTCGGATCAAGGAAATTATCAATGCAGCAGGGTGGGGTAAGCTAGTGGAGCAGCCGTCTGGTGATGGGCCGGCAACGATATTCCGGTTTTCTAAAGGTAGAGGCAGCATAGGGTTTATATCGGCCATTACCGACCATTTTTGCAATCATTGTAATAGAATTCGCCTTACTGCAGATGGCCGACTTAAGTTGTGTCTGTTGTCTAACGCGGAGGTTGATATAAAGGGCATGTTACGCGTTGGTGTATCGGAAGCTGATTTAGAGAAGCTTTTAAGACGTAGCGTATGGCAGAAGCCTGCTCAACACGATCTAAATGAAGTCCAATCATGTAGACGGGGGATGTCCCAGACGGGAGGATAG
- a CDS encoding ABC transporter ATP-binding protein yields MSVRISLVHLTKQFTKEQAIFTAVDDVNLEVTSGELVTLLGPSGCGKTTTLRMIAGFETPSNGSILFDGSDVTSVMVNKRDIGFVFQSYALFPHMNVFDNVAYGLRARRLGPSEISKTVEESIELVGLKKSNALYPNQLSGGEQQRVALARVLALKPRVLLMDEPLSNLDAKLRIHMRTEIRRLQKHLGVTCLYVTHDQKEALTLADRIVVMNKGHVEQVETPFELYANPASLFVADFIGGANVLQGIIESVHSGYLEVSLNNVLITARAAAGQSFSPGDRATLVIRPESISLHPVRDALSGRIVTRTFVGDRIDYEIQLSADSVLRAEIPYSYATQVLEEGSETGFTVNMMDIVALRA; encoded by the coding sequence ATGTCTGTTAGAATCTCGCTTGTTCATTTGACTAAGCAGTTTACGAAAGAACAAGCTATATTTACAGCTGTAGACGATGTAAACCTCGAGGTGACCTCGGGAGAGCTTGTCACCTTGCTCGGACCATCAGGCTGTGGCAAAACGACCACCTTACGCATGATCGCGGGCTTTGAAACCCCCAGCAACGGCAGCATCCTGTTTGACGGTTCTGATGTCACAAGTGTGATGGTCAACAAGCGCGACATCGGCTTCGTCTTTCAAAGCTATGCCTTATTCCCTCATATGAATGTATTTGACAATGTTGCCTACGGTCTGCGGGCGCGACGGTTAGGCCCGTCTGAAATTTCAAAGACGGTAGAAGAAAGTATTGAATTGGTCGGATTAAAAAAATCTAATGCGCTGTATCCGAATCAATTGTCAGGCGGCGAACAACAGCGGGTTGCGTTAGCGAGAGTGTTAGCTTTAAAGCCCAGAGTATTGCTTATGGACGAACCATTGTCAAACTTAGATGCTAAACTGCGTATTCACATGCGCACAGAGATCCGCCGACTACAAAAACATCTTGGCGTAACCTGCTTATATGTCACTCATGATCAAAAAGAAGCATTAACGCTTGCAGATCGAATAGTCGTCATGAATAAGGGGCATGTTGAGCAGGTAGAAACTCCGTTTGAACTATATGCGAATCCTGCCAGCTTATTTGTTGCCGATTTTATTGGCGGAGCGAATGTACTACAGGGAATTATTGAGTCTGTGCACTCTGGTTATCTAGAGGTTAGCCTCAATAATGTGTTGATTACGGCGCGAGCTGCTGCTGGGCAAAGTTTTTCGCCAGGTGATAGGGCTACACTAGTCATTCGCCCTGAATCCATCAGCCTCCACCCTGTTCGGGATGCACTATCCGGCCGTATCGTAACAAGGACGTTTGTCGGCGACCGTATCGACTATGAGATCCAACTGAGCGCAGATTCGGTTTTGCGGGCCGAGATTCCCTATTCGTATGCAACTCAGGTATTGGAAGAAGGCAGCGAGACTGGGTTCACTGTGAATATGATGGATATTGTCGCACTAAGAGCATAA